In a single window of the Tribolium castaneum strain GA2 chromosome 8, icTriCast1.1, whole genome shotgun sequence genome:
- the LOC107398123 gene encoding trichohyalin isoform X3, giving the protein MSLFLKNLPRSFFRAIVSSRPIFDKATSLFPSIVANAHHSAKLPIYSIGRSHARTICFSSNEERRKQHLKKYNFGYDPRYSKKTSKSPKTSAKSSKTKQKISSGSVECSVEKGEIECSIDCGKITGGGRKEGSKSKSSCSTKKDKPVKKEEIPISKKPPIPKYKKEVSQSQRCDVKALTGTWVSKKCIKFDFSCGKKCAKRDTATKPVKLEDEYKKKPTLFEMCKKASSKDFTQKASKAKSTCASKTEVKKKESTCGSKTQVKKKESTCGSKSEVKKKESTCGSKTEVKKKESTCGSKTQVKKKESTCGSKSEVKKKESTCSQAKEAKKSPKPCSAEEKKEEKVTKPCEETGDEGKVDQSPLMQCVENCAKKKSSDSKTKSSTKKKNTKKPPHCKTSKHKSKEGQKKKSCKPCTSKKEDTKKAAKSEKPCSKPKEAKPHCPEGKSGGEKPANTSLVMDNYDKDKKSCEETDQKSIEMIEKLKKELEECKKARQRERLEKAKKCLPEMKLDSKLPPPKEQEKDVIGGSKSFIKNVCDGIFNKNDKPPSKSQSAPVVKKTKPGKPVKIIKSAGCTFDLDPSHCAKKKGEKKEKMVKSKKACKEDSPKRKRKVAPCKYEELKPKSSCQKNKPEKKKSCDSQKKKVQKIDPCASKEKEKKESKPSCSNKESKKVEKIAPCEKKAEKKSSEVKTSCSKTKKVEKISPCDKKAEKKSSEVKSTCSKTEQKKKISPCEKKPSEVKSACSKTEQKKKKSTCEKKSSEVKSACSKTEQKKKESPCEKKSSEVKSACSKTEQKKKESPCGPKKSESKTSAKKSESVCSKKSESGKKDSKASLVPCQKEKKQEPLCKKGQKKGADGPPDQSPIMQCIALCRKKKKANTPQQGKGIPPRDKGDCSKDPKVFKKLTVFNETLTCKEETDEIKNFVPCKYEDIKPGIRKVDDCESDGQIYKQFVSEEEKAKNMVCPKFENPCEKEEKKEDSCKEELVKRDPCQKTKNDLVVAKEPLSCKENEETKDFTTSKSGNKLPKMTTGKVVKKSVSTESKKELKSKSSDPQLKKPIVIRTKIKVKYQSSLKYEKFKCMPEEKKRKITSSKTFDAETENVLPLLRVKSPLFKPKDCKVDLKSQLSSTEARKNEEKIAKRYYPCGDQKKEKHSSASENKGGDEEKCEKTEEVAKCPDFENEKKQKDSNASENKESEEEKCEKSQENTTCPDFQNKNKQKDSSASKNKKSEEEKCEKTEEVAKCPDFENENKQKGSIACKSKESEEEKCEKNKEIAKCPDFENKNKQKNSSACESKESEEEKCEKAQEKTTCPDFENENKQKDSSASESKESEEEKCEKTQEIIKCPDFENPSEEQENETVQPCTNLKPTETPYSVQEGTKCPKFPNPCPDLCKEDEKNKDSCNEETKEIKRYNPCEKDESETSTKEDKKIQRYNPCKNEESKTTSKESKKEVKRFTPCKIEDTKSSSDKTRRERKSFVPCKNEESKSKIEERKKEIKRFNPCKNEEMKSSSEDRNKEVKRFNPCKKEEMKSKSEDRNKEIKRFNPCKNDEMMSRSEERNKEVKRFNPCKNEETKSKSEDRNKEVKRFNPCKNAEMKSGSKERNKEIKKVDPCKNENIKFSSEERKMKIQKYNPCKNEKTTGDKNREKSKERKTLDPCKSKTQSCKTSESHQKSKTKSRCDMLGEKQAKTSVKSNSKCPKFRNPCPDFRKKEETECKTKMKKEDKPKTQICEQKEENVPLSQILSKAANSSLIIGTYGKQQPSSTPSKEILQMIEQLKNDIEECKRLKIRDSQCVVSPKLDTPLPEVPEQPKSIVAGTLDLFKNIFSALFSSKKKSSAKSLPKSKSADNLKKEQSGKDLRKVKSSDECSTKKEKEAKPTKDLKHSKSVPTTSKPKSKVLQTIFSVNDCKYDIDPQHCKKVDKKQKGSKEKQSTKKTKKPKSEPDLCKTKEEKTVKKTGSLDCKFDLKPKHCEKSEVKKKVEKEEKGEQSTCKDKKAKSKEVKRVSPCDYKELKSKNNKLANQDSKCRPCTKRNTQKDCSKQRFVGPCKPGMSIKGKEKNKPLVGPCTSTVKKGTKKSLKCKSDPGLPKVSTEQLKKSKSCDDNKVKKFDCMKIRPLEERCRADLQELQDQSPIMQCIEFCRLKKLGKVSSKNYPKGRKLAELDKTKKECSEKSVKKIQPCKDSKSESSTKGAFKHFVPCKHEEIKSALRTSKGKEEHKLFVPCKYEEIKSALRGPKGGKCLTVENKCLPKTKTCKQKIDPCRLGKQVIKIDPCKSEKEDSKCQSEEKAKQVVKIDPCKLGNEDTKCQSEEEAKQVVKIDPCKLGNEDKCQSEEKAKQVVKIDPCKLGKEDTNKSQSEEKSKQVVKIDPCKLGKEETKSSSKKKKKEEDPCRKDTKDASQKNQDSCVLVTKQENVSQDDKMEKNKCEKEETVGVSSKCPKFKNPCPDFSKESSCSKSKEESLKCPKFDNPSGSSTKNQDENLKCPECQNPKNEEECIEKKTEEKECKCKADCKCGKNKTDRFGVKVDPCQKIKEEESLKKTGTKQGKCLE; this is encoded by the exons AtgagtttgtttttaaaaaacctgCCAAGATCATTCTTTCGCGCAATT GTATCGTCACGACCGATTTTTGACAAAGCTACTTCTCTCTTCCCTTCCATCGTTGCAAATGCACACCATTCAGCCAAACTGCCCATCTATTCAATTGGCCGAAGCCATGCGAGGACCATCTGCTTCAGTTCGAATGAAGAACGCAGGAAGCAACACTTGAAGAAGTACAATTTCGGCTACGATCCGCGATATTCGAAGAAAACTAGCAAAAGTCCAAAAACTTCGGCAAAATCGTCAAAGACCAAGCAGAAAATTTCGTCCGGTTCTGTCGAATGTTCCGTGGAAAAAGGGGAAATTGAGTGTTCCATTGACTGTGGGAAGATAACCGGAGGAGGGCGAAAAGAAGGCTCAAAAAGCAAGTCAAGTTGTTCCACCAAAAAGGACAAGCCGGTCAAAAAGGAAGAAATCCCGATTTCGAAAAAACCACCAATTCCTAAATACAAGAAAGAAGTGAGTCAGTCGCAACGTTGCGACGTTAAGGCTTTGACTGGCACTTGGGTCAGCAAAAAGTGCATCAAATTCGACTTTTCCTGTGGTAAAAAATGCGCCAAACGTGACACTGCCACAAAACCAGTCAAACTCGAAGATGAATATAAGAAGAAACCCACACTTTTCGAAATGTGCAAGAAGGCTTCTTCGAAAGATTTTACACAGAAAGCAAGTAAAGCTAAATCGACATGTGCCAGCAAAACTGAAGTGAAGAAGAAGGAATCGACCTGTGGCAGCAAAACACAAGTCAAGAAGAAAGAATCAACTTGTGGTAGCAAATCCGAAGTGAAGAAGAAAGAATCAACCTGTGGCAGCAAAACCGAAGTAAAGAAGAAAGAATCAACCTGTGGTAGCAAAACTCAAGTCAAGAAGAAAGAATCAACTTGTGGTAGCAAATCCGAAGTGAAGAAGAAAGAATCCACTTGTAGCCAAGCCAAAGAAGCGAAGAAATCGCCCAAGCCCTGCTCTGCCGaagagaagaaagaagaaaaagtaACAAAACCTTGTGAAGAAACTGGTGATGAAGGAAAAGTAGACCAAAGTCCTTTGATGCAGTGTGTGGAAAATTGTGCAAAGAAGAAATCAAGCGACTCGAAGACTAAATCTTCAACCAAAAAGAAGAACACCAAGAAACCACCACACTGTAAAACGAGCaaacacaaatcaaaagaAGGCCAAAAGAAGAAATCTTGTAAACCATGCACTAGTAAAAAAGAAGACACCAAAAAAGCAGCTAAATCGGAAAAACCTTGTAGCAAACCTAAAGAAGCAAAACCTCATTGTCCCGAAGGCAAAAGTGGAGGGGAAAAGCCTGCAAATACTTCCCTTGTCATGGATAACTAcgataaagacaaaaaatcatGTGAAGAAACCGACCAAAAAAGCATAGAAATGATCGAGAAATTGAAGAAAGAGCTGGAAGAGTGTAAAAAAGCAAGACAAAGGGAAAGACTAGAAAAGGCCAAAAAGTGTTTGCCTGAAATGAAGCTCGATTCAAAACTTCCACCTCCCAAAGAACAAGAGAAAGATGTGATAGGGGGAAGTAAAAGCTTTATCAAGAATGTGTGTGAtggtatttttaacaaaaatgatAAGCCACCAAGTAAGAGTCAGTCGGCTCCTgttgttaaaaaaacgaaaCCCGGGAAACCGGTCAAAATAATCAAGAGTGCCGGGTGTACATTTGACTTGGATCCGAGTCACTGTGCTAAGAAGAAAGGcgagaaaaaggagaaaatgGTGAAATCGAAGAAAGCTTGTAAGGAAGACTCTCCGAAAAGGAAACGAAAAGTGGCACCTTGTAAATATGAAGAATTGAAACCAAAATCAAGTTGCCAGAAAAACAAGCCGGAAAAGAAGAAATCGTGTGATTCTCAGAAGAAAAAGGTTCAGAAGATAGATCCTTGCGCATccaaagaaaaagaaaagaaagaaagTAAACCAAGTTGTTCAAACAAAGAGAgcaaaaaagttgaaaagatAGCGCCATGTGAGAAGAAAGCCGAGAAGAAATCATCAGAAGTGAAAACATCTTGTTCAAAGACCAAAAAAGTAGAGAAGATATCACCATGTGACAAGAAAGCCGAGAAGAAATCATCTGAAGTAAAATCAACTTGTTCCAAAACTGAACAAAAGAAGAAGATATCGCCATGTGAGAAGAAACCATCAGAAGTGAAATCAGCTTGTTCgaaaactgagcaaaaaaagaagaaatcgACATGTGAGAAGAAATCATCAGAAGTGAAATCAGCTTGTtcgaaaactgaacaaaagAAGAAAGAGTCTCCATGTGAGAAGAAATCATCAGAAGTGAAATCAGCTTGTtcgaaaactgaacaaaagAAGAAAGAGTCTCCATGTGGTCCTAAAAAATCCGAGTCTAAAACTTCAGCCAAAAAATCAGAAAGTGTATGTTCCAAAAAATCAGAAAGTGGGAAGAAGGATTCTAAAGCATCGCTCGTTCCTTGCCAAAAAGAGAAGAAACAAGAACCGCTTTGTAAAAAAGGTCAAAAGAAAGGAGCAGACGGGCCACCTGATCAAAGTCCAATCATGCAGTGTATAGCACTTTgcagaaaaaagaagaaagctAATACACCCCAACAGGGTAAAGGTATACCACCTCGAGACAAAGGAGACTGTTCTAAAGATcccaaagtctttaaaaagTTAACAGTCTTCAATGAAACACTCACTTGTAAAGAAGAAACAGACGAAATCAAAAACTTTGTTCCGTGCAAATATGAAGATATCAAGCCGGGGATAAGAAAAGTTGACGATTGTGAATCGGATGGACAAATTTATAAACAGTTTGTGTCTGAAGAAGAAAAAGCCAAAAATATGGTTTGTCCAAAATTCGAAAATCCATGTGagaaagaagaaaagaagGAAGATTCTTGTAAGGAGGAGCTGGTGAAGAGAGATCCATGTCAAAAGACGAAGAatgatt TGGTGGTTGCAAAAGAACCGTTATCTTGCAAAGAAAATGAAGAAACGAAAGATTTTACTACAAGCAAAAGCGGAAACAAGTTGCCAAAAATGACGACTGGAAAAGTTGTGAAGAAAAGTGTAAGTACCGAAAGCAAAAAAGagttaaaatcaaaatcaagtGACCCACAACTAAAAAAACCCATTGTTATTCgtacaaaaatcaaagtaaaataTCAAAGCTCACTTAAGTATGAAAAATTCAAGTGCATGCCTGAGGAAAAAAAGAGGAAAATAACATCGTCAAAAACGTTTGATGCCGAAACTGAAAATGTGTTGCCTCTTCTTAGGGTAAAATCACCTCTCTTTAAGCCCAAGGACTGTAAAGTCGATTTAAAATCGCAACTGTCGAGTACAGAAGCAcgcaaaaatgaagaaaagaTTGCCAAACGGTATTATCCATGTGGTGACCAGAAGAAAGAAAAACATTCTAGTGCTAGCGAAAATAAAGGAGGTGATgaagaaaaatgtgaaaaaaccGAAGAAGTAGCAAAATGTCcagattttgaaaatgaaaagaaacaaaaagatTCCAACGCTagtgaaaataaagaaagtgaagaagaaaaatgtgagaaatcaCAAGAAAATACAACATGTCcagattttcaaaataaaaataaacaaaaagattCCAGtgcttctaaaaataaaaaaagtgaagaagaaaaatgtgaaaaaaccGAAGAAGTAGCAAAATGTCCAGattttgaaaacgaaaataaacaaaaaggtTCCATTGCTTGTAAAAGTAAAGAAAGTgaagaagaaaaatgtgaaaaaaacaaagaaatagCAAAATGTCcagattttgaaaataaaaataaacaaaaaaattctagtgCTTGTGAAAGTAAAGAAAGTgaagaagaaaaatgtgagaaagcacaagaaaaaacaacatgtccagattttgaaaatgaaaataaacaaaaagattCCAGTGCTAGTGAAAGTAAAGAAAGTGAGgaagaaaaatgtgaaaaaacacaagaaataataaaatgtcctGATTTTGAAAATCCGAGCGAAGAACAAGAAAATGAAACAGTGCAACCTTGTACGAACCTAAAACCTACCGAAACACCTTACAGCGTACAAGAGGGAACAAAATGTCCCAAATTTCCAAATCCTTGTCCAGATTTATGCAAGGaagacgaaaaaaataaagatagtTGTAATGAAGAAACGAAAGAAATCAAACGTTATAATCCTTGTGAAAAAGATGAAAGCGAAACCAGCActaaagaagacaaaaaaattcaacgatATAATCCttgcaaaaatgaagaaagCAAAACTACGTCTAAAGAATCAAAAAAGGAAGTTAAGCGTTTTACCCCTTGTAAAATAGAAGACACCAAATCAAGCAGTGACAAAACTCGAAGAGAAAGAAAATCTTTTGTTCCTTGTAAAAACGAAGAAAGCAAATCGAAAATTGAAGAACGAAAGAAGGAAATCAAAAGATTCAATCCttgtaaaaatgaagaaatgaAATCGAGTAGTGAAGATCGTAACAAAGAAGTTAAAAGATTTAATCCttgtaaaaaagaagaaatgaAATCGAAGAGTGAAGATCGTAACAAGGAAATTAAAAGATTCAATCCATGTAAAAATGATGAAATGATGTCTAGGAGTGAAGAACGTAATAAAGAAGTTAAAAGATTCAATCCttgtaaaaatgaagaaacgaAATCGAAAAGTGAAGATCGTAACAAGGAAGTTAAAAGATTCAATCCTTgtaaaaatgcagaaatgaaGTCTGGAAGTAAAGAACGTAATAaagaaattaagaaagttgatccttgtaaaaacgaaaatatcaAATTCAGCAGTGAAGAACGAAAAATGAAGATCCAAAAATATAATCcttgtaaaaatgaaaaaacaactGGTGacaaaaatcgtgaaaaaagCAAAGAAAGAAAAACTCTTGATCCTTGTAAATCTAAAACTCAAAGTTGCAAAACATCTGAATCACATcagaaatcaaaaacaaaaagtcgtTGTGATATGTTGGGCGAAAAACAAGCCAAAACTAGCGTAAAAAGCAACTCAAAGTGTCCCAAATTTAGAAATCCGTGTCCAGACTTCAGAAAGAAAGAAGAAACTGAATGTAAAACTAAAATGAAGAAGGAAGACAAACCAAAAACGCAAATCTGTGAACAAAAGGAAGAAAATGTACCGCTGAGTCAAATACTGAGCAAAGCTGCTAACTCATCACTGATTATTGGGACTTATGGCAAACAACAGCCTTCTTCCACGCCTAGTAAAGAAATTCTTCAGATGATCGAACAATTGAAGAATGATATTGAAGAGTGCAAAAGGCTAAAAATTCGAGACTCTCAATGTGTTGTTTCACCTAAACTTGATACTCCTCTTCCAGAAGTGCCAGAACAACCTAAATCCATTGTCGCTGGAACTTTAgatcttttcaaaaatatatttagtgCTTTGTTCTCGTCGAAGAAGAAATCTTCGGCTAAATCATTACCAAAAAGTAAATCTGCTGATAATTTAAAGAAGGAACAGTCGGGTAAAGATTTACGAAAGGTTAAAAGTAGCGATGAATGTTCAACAAAGAAGGAAAAAGAAGCAAAACCAACAAAAGATTTAAAGCACAGTAAATCTGTACCGACCACCTCAAAGCCAAAAAGTAAAGTACTACAAACAATATTTTCTGTAAATGACTGTAAATATGATATTGACCCACAACATTGCAAAAAAGTGgacaaaaagcaaaaaggtagtaaagaaaaacaaagtaCGAAGAAAACTAAGAAACCAAAATCTGAACCCGATCTTTGTAAAACAAAAGAGGAAAAGACGGTGAAGAAAACTGGTAGCCTTGATTGCAAATTTGACCTAAAGCCCAAACATTGTGAAAAATCTGAAGTAAAGAAGAAagtggaaaaagaagaaaaaggggaACAATCGACTTGCAAGGACAAGAAAGCAAAAAGTAAAGAAGTTAAAAGAGTATCTCCCTGCGACTATAAAGaactaaaatcaaaaaataacaaactagCAAACCAGGACTCCAAATGTAGACCTTGCACCAAAAGAAACACACAGAAAGattgttcaaaacaaagatTTGTTGGTCCTTGTAAACCTGGTATGTCCATAAAAGgcaaggaaaaaaataaaccattgGTTGGTCCTTGCACATCAACAGTGAAGAAAGGGACGAAGAAATCGCTAAAATGTAAATCTGATCCTGGTTTGCCAAAAGTAAGCACAGAACAACTAAAGAAGAGTAAAAGCTGTGATGATAATAAAGTGAAGAAATTCGATTGTATGAAAATAAGACCACTTGAAGAAAGATGCAGAGCGGATTTGCAAGAACTACAAGATCAAAGTCCCATAATGCAATGTATCGAGTTTTGTAGACTGAAGAAATTAGGTAAGGTTTCTTCAAAGAATTATCCAAAAGGAAGGAAACTTGCCGAGCTTGATAAAACGAAGAAAGAATGTAGTGAAAAATCCGTGAAGAAAATACAACCGTGCAAGGATTCGAAATCAGAATCAAGCACAAAAGGGgcattcaaacattttgttccTTGCAAACATGAAGAAATTAAATCAGCTTTGCGGACAAGTAAAGGTAAAGAAGAACACAAACTGTTTGTTCCTTGCAAATATGAAGAAATCAAGTCAGCGTTACGTGGGCCTAAAGGAGGAAAATGTCTCACTGTTGAAAACAAATGTCTTCCCAAAACCAAAACttgcaaacaaaaaattgatccATGTCGGCTAGGAAAACAAGTCATAAAAATAGATCCGTGCAAGTCAGAAAAAGAAGATTCAAAATGTCAGTCTGAAGAAAAAGCGAAGCAAGTTGTGAAAATAGATCCGTGCAAGTTAGGAAACGAAGATACAAAATGTCAGTCTGAAGAAGAAGCAAAGCAAGTTGTGAAAATAGATCCGTGCAAGTTAGGAAACGAAGATAAATGTCAGTCTGAAGAAAAAGCGAAGCAAGTTGTAAAAATAGATCCGTGCAAGTTAGGAAAAGAAGATACTAATAAAAGTCAATCTGAAGAAAAATCAAAGCAGGTCGTGAAAATAGATCCATGCAAGTTAGGAAAAGAAGAAACTAAAAGCTCatctaaaaaaaagaagaaagaagaagatCCATGCCGAAAAGACACGAAAGACgcaagtcaaaaaaatcaagactCTTGTGTGTTAGTTACGAAACAAGAAAATGTCAGTCAAGATgacaaaatggagaaaaacaAATGTGAAAAAGAAGAAACGGTTGGTGTAAGCTCAAAGTGCCCCAAGTTCAAAAATCCTTGCCCAGACTTTTCCAAAGAAAGTAGTTGTTCCAAAAGTAAAGAAGAAAGCTTGAAATGTCCAAAATTTGATAATCCCTCAGGATCTTCAACGAAGAACCAagacgaaaatttaaaatgcccCGAATgccaaaatccaaaaaatgaagaagaatGCATAGAAAAGAAGACGGAAGAGAAGGAATGTAAGTGTAAGGCGGATTGTAAGTGTGGAAAAAACAAGACTGACAGGTTCGGAGTCAAAGTAGATCcctgtcaaaaaataaaggaaGAAGAAAGTTTGAAGAAAACTGGGACGAAGCAAGGCAAGT GTCTGGAATAA